Proteins encoded together in one Terriglobus saanensis SP1PR4 window:
- a CDS encoding TonB-dependent receptor has translation MFAQTAGTASVQGTISDPTGAVIGNAAITLTLTETGTSRSTVSDSSGIFSLPNVPVGPYSLSVAATGFQGYTQRGVLEVGNNLQVNAALTVGKSSDHVDVQAQGVALETETSSFKQVIDQARITELPLNGRQATQLILISGGAVTAPTGDIIGSKNYFSSTVIAVAGGQGNYNNYVLDGGNHVDSFTNVNLPYPFPDALREFSVESNSLPARNGLHPGALVNVVTNSGTNRWHGTVFEFLRNNIINSNNFFSTAKDTLKRNQFGGTLGGKILTDKMFFFVGYQGTRNRQVGNATSSCIPSAAELTGDFNQQGGNCPLVANWGVAGTNAQGQPTPAPILVDPVTGADISATRKVPQSSFNQVALNLIKYLPIGQADKFGRINVALPANSSEDQYIGRIDYTFNDKHSLFGRYFIAQYQQPNYYSPTNLLLTTTAGNDERGQAFTLGDTYILSPRLVNTFHGTYTRRRDTRGPTAGGINATTLGANLFVYTSVDLRLTVANNFAVGCGTCAPGYFNVNTEAFADDVDYVRGKHQLAFGGEIIRTGDNTQTGYLYNGNYNFGGQLSGAKNKNVGEPMIDFLTGQMNAFSQSRAQQTTFRQTIFSIYAQDTYHATPHLTMNIGLRWEPNLYQTDKFGRGSSFSRAAFDANLHSSVYPLAPAGSTFYGDPGVPKSFTDNRLSNLSPRVGLTYDPFGSGKTVFRFGGAIMYDSPPLYASQRLTSNPPYTNEIDLNGQIPLSSPWTGYPGGDPFPGTFPPNASAVFPTNTLYVLIPRHIQTPAVNQWTASVQQDLGMGWNMSINYLGNKNSHLWLGQGPNAAVYIPGTYTGAGSCGAMVGTPGVNGFPAIGGACSSTANTNLRTPLSLANSVQGQFYSATMTQISDGNNSSYHGIIAAVQHRMSHDFSFLANYTWSHCISVGDAPGDIAAPVFENPSNPRLDRANCGYDVRHIFNTTLVASSHFKSLHGITGALVNDWQIAPLVRILSGAVLNLTSGVDNSLNGIGLDRPNLISGSAIYTGTKVTQSATNGNRFYLNKTAFAQNAAGTFGNLGRNALRQPNYYDVDMAISRRFPIHEQLGLNIRIEAFNVLNHPNFNGYTTALNSSTFGYATSAQDPRIFQIAAKFTF, from the coding sequence TTGTTCGCGCAAACTGCGGGCACGGCAAGCGTCCAAGGTACGATTTCTGACCCTACTGGCGCTGTAATTGGCAACGCTGCCATTACTTTGACACTTACAGAGACGGGCACCTCGAGAAGCACGGTAAGCGATAGTTCAGGAATTTTCAGTCTGCCGAATGTGCCGGTAGGCCCCTATAGTTTGTCGGTGGCGGCTACTGGATTTCAGGGTTACACGCAGAGGGGTGTTCTGGAGGTAGGGAACAATCTGCAGGTAAACGCTGCGCTGACCGTAGGCAAATCGTCGGATCACGTGGATGTACAGGCGCAGGGCGTTGCTCTGGAGACAGAGACGAGTTCGTTCAAGCAGGTTATAGATCAGGCGCGTATCACCGAGCTTCCCCTGAACGGTCGCCAGGCGACACAACTCATCCTCATCTCTGGTGGTGCAGTGACCGCGCCAACGGGCGATATCATCGGAAGCAAAAACTATTTCAGCTCGACGGTCATTGCAGTCGCCGGTGGACAGGGCAACTACAACAACTACGTTCTTGATGGCGGCAATCATGTGGACAGCTTCACCAATGTGAACCTGCCCTATCCGTTTCCCGATGCGCTGCGAGAGTTTTCTGTGGAGTCGAATTCGCTGCCCGCACGCAATGGACTGCATCCGGGGGCACTGGTCAACGTAGTGACGAACTCCGGAACGAACAGATGGCACGGAACGGTGTTTGAGTTCCTACGCAATAACATCATCAATTCAAATAACTTCTTTTCGACAGCTAAGGACACGCTGAAGAGGAACCAGTTCGGTGGGACTCTTGGAGGCAAGATTCTGACGGACAAGATGTTCTTCTTCGTGGGATATCAAGGCACGAGGAACCGGCAGGTGGGCAACGCCACCAGTTCCTGCATTCCTAGTGCTGCGGAGCTAACAGGAGATTTTAACCAGCAAGGAGGAAATTGTCCGCTTGTTGCCAACTGGGGTGTTGCTGGGACGAATGCGCAGGGACAGCCTACACCCGCACCTATCCTGGTCGATCCAGTTACGGGAGCTGATATTTCCGCTACAAGAAAAGTTCCGCAAAGTAGTTTTAACCAGGTTGCTCTCAACCTCATTAAATATCTTCCGATAGGTCAAGCAGATAAATTTGGCCGTATCAACGTCGCTCTTCCTGCGAATAGCTCGGAAGATCAATACATCGGCCGTATCGACTACACGTTCAACGACAAGCACTCTCTCTTTGGGCGTTACTTCATCGCACAGTACCAGCAGCCCAACTACTATTCACCGACCAATCTTCTCTTGACCACCACAGCAGGGAATGATGAGCGGGGCCAGGCCTTTACCCTAGGCGATACCTACATTCTCAGCCCGCGTCTGGTGAATACGTTCCATGGCACCTATACCCGCCGTCGCGACACGCGTGGACCTACGGCTGGCGGAATTAACGCAACGACCCTCGGCGCAAATCTCTTTGTCTACACGTCCGTGGATCTACGTCTTACGGTGGCTAATAACTTTGCCGTAGGCTGCGGCACTTGCGCACCAGGGTATTTCAACGTAAATACCGAGGCTTTTGCGGATGACGTCGACTATGTTCGCGGAAAGCACCAGTTAGCCTTCGGTGGTGAGATTATTCGCACGGGCGACAACACGCAGACCGGCTATCTCTACAACGGCAATTACAACTTCGGTGGCCAACTAAGTGGAGCAAAAAACAAAAATGTAGGCGAGCCGATGATCGATTTTCTGACGGGACAAATGAACGCATTTAGTCAGAGCCGTGCGCAGCAGACCACTTTCCGGCAGACCATCTTCAGCATCTATGCGCAGGACACCTACCATGCGACTCCGCATCTGACGATGAACATCGGTCTGCGGTGGGAACCTAACCTTTACCAGACGGACAAGTTCGGTCGTGGCAGTTCGTTCAGCCGTGCGGCCTTCGATGCCAATCTCCACAGTTCCGTCTATCCTCTTGCGCCAGCGGGATCGACGTTCTACGGAGATCCGGGCGTTCCAAAATCGTTTACCGACAACCGTCTGTCCAACCTGTCACCGCGCGTAGGCCTGACTTATGATCCCTTCGGTTCAGGCAAGACGGTCTTCCGGTTTGGCGGGGCCATCATGTATGACAGCCCGCCGCTGTACGCCTCGCAGCGTTTGACCTCGAATCCCCCTTATACCAATGAGATCGATCTCAATGGACAGATCCCGCTCTCCAGTCCTTGGACGGGATATCCAGGTGGAGATCCCTTCCCAGGAACATTTCCTCCGAATGCTTCGGCTGTGTTTCCTACCAATACCTTGTACGTCTTGATTCCTCGCCATATCCAGACACCTGCGGTCAACCAATGGACTGCGAGCGTACAACAGGATTTAGGCATGGGATGGAACATGTCCATCAATTACTTGGGCAATAAAAATTCCCACCTGTGGTTAGGACAGGGGCCGAATGCCGCGGTCTACATTCCTGGCACTTACACCGGAGCTGGGTCGTGCGGAGCTATGGTTGGCACGCCAGGCGTCAACGGATTCCCTGCGATTGGCGGAGCTTGCTCTTCTACAGCGAACACCAACCTTCGGACTCCGCTCTCCCTAGCAAACTCAGTGCAAGGCCAGTTCTACAGTGCGACGATGACCCAGATTAGCGATGGCAATAACTCGAGCTATCACGGCATCATCGCGGCGGTGCAGCATCGCATGTCGCATGACTTCAGTTTTCTGGCGAATTACACCTGGTCGCATTGCATCAGCGTAGGAGATGCGCCGGGAGACATCGCTGCACCGGTCTTCGAAAATCCATCAAACCCTCGTCTGGATCGTGCTAACTGCGGCTATGACGTGCGCCATATCTTCAACACAACTTTGGTGGCGAGCAGTCATTTCAAGAGTCTCCATGGGATCACCGGGGCGTTAGTCAACGACTGGCAGATCGCTCCACTGGTTCGTATCCTCAGCGGCGCGGTGTTGAACCTCACCTCCGGCGTGGATAACTCCCTGAACGGCATCGGCCTCGATCGTCCAAACCTGATCAGTGGGAGCGCCATCTATACCGGAACGAAGGTAACGCAGAGTGCTACCAATGGAAACCGCTTCTATCTCAACAAGACGGCCTTCGCTCAGAACGCTGCTGGAACCTTCGGCAACCTGGGACGCAACGCGCTTCGGCAGCCTAATTACTACGACGTCGATATGGCAATCAGTCGTCGCTTCCCGATCCACGAACAACTGGGCCTGAACATTCGAATTGAGGCCTTCAATGTACTCAATCATCCGAACTTCAACGGTTACACCACGGCACTGAACTCCAGCACCTTCGGCTACGCGACCTCGGCACAGGACCCGCGCATCTTCCAGATTGCTGCGAAGTTTACGTTCTAA
- a CDS encoding carboxypeptidase-like regulatory domain-containing protein, whose translation MVPLAAVLFGLAAVSPVTGQTWNRAGTSASVSGWVRDATGVPQIGALVQVLAPNARLVGTAVTDMKGRYRLVNLPAGSYLVRATQALYLPAQRDNLKLVSGSRAVVDLTLATLFTPSQWLPAQRREPEESGDDWMWTLRSSASRPILRWVDDGTGAVSSVEYSSSATELSHKTMSENRLALISDDSGFAHGGVHQSLTMERVHPDGVGSILRADLSGARTPYPVAPSADVVVGFERGTVWSGYQRTLLTYHLHPELVGRGSSNGMQAATIRSAQRVELGDTVMIDAGSMLREVNMAGNAVSMLPFVRVSVKPAEHVILTYGYATSGELQSLDDLDRVEVEMPVAVAMNGHLRTQRGEHQTLGLSGRAGRSVMEIAIYRDKIDAAPIAGTGVLTSTEIAAGGVVADPTTQSFRALSGEYESSGYRVLLKEELTKAISLTGQYETGSALIADGSTDASVQGVLGSLRAMKTYAATVSLNGRLLRTGTRFRAAYRWQPESTLTAVDAYHSYGDAAYFGLHLRQPLHINGMLPHGFEAVVDVTNLLAQGYRPFVSSDGRTLYFAQAPKVLQAGLSFTF comes from the coding sequence GTGGTCCCTCTGGCCGCAGTTTTGTTTGGTCTGGCGGCGGTGTCGCCTGTGACCGGGCAGACGTGGAATAGGGCGGGTACTTCGGCGAGCGTGAGCGGATGGGTCCGCGATGCAACAGGCGTTCCCCAGATTGGTGCGTTGGTACAGGTACTGGCACCCAACGCTCGGTTGGTGGGAACCGCCGTAACCGATATGAAGGGGCGTTATCGCCTGGTGAATCTGCCTGCGGGAAGCTACCTTGTGCGGGCAACACAGGCGCTCTATCTTCCTGCGCAGCGAGACAATCTGAAGCTTGTGAGTGGATCGCGTGCGGTGGTAGATCTCACGCTGGCGACTTTATTTACGCCCTCGCAATGGCTCCCGGCTCAGCGTCGTGAACCGGAAGAATCCGGTGACGATTGGATGTGGACCCTGCGGTCTTCGGCCAGCCGACCGATCCTGCGATGGGTGGATGATGGTACGGGCGCGGTAAGCTCGGTCGAATATTCCTCTAGCGCCACAGAACTCAGCCACAAGACGATGTCGGAGAATCGCCTTGCCTTAATCAGCGATGACAGCGGCTTTGCTCACGGCGGAGTGCATCAATCCCTGACGATGGAACGGGTTCACCCGGATGGCGTTGGAAGTATTCTTCGAGCCGACCTCTCTGGTGCACGGACGCCGTATCCTGTAGCCCCCTCAGCGGATGTGGTCGTCGGCTTTGAGCGGGGAACTGTCTGGAGTGGATACCAACGGACGCTGCTGACCTACCATTTGCACCCGGAGTTGGTGGGACGCGGCAGTTCCAATGGAATGCAGGCGGCCACGATTCGGTCCGCACAGCGCGTGGAATTGGGTGACACCGTCATGATCGACGCAGGGTCGATGCTCCGCGAGGTTAACATGGCAGGCAATGCGGTGTCGATGCTCCCCTTTGTGCGCGTCTCTGTGAAGCCCGCCGAGCATGTCATTTTGACTTACGGCTATGCGACCAGCGGCGAACTCCAGAGCCTCGATGATCTGGATCGTGTCGAGGTCGAAATGCCCGTAGCGGTGGCGATGAATGGGCATCTTCGCACGCAGCGTGGGGAACACCAGACGCTAGGATTGTCCGGACGTGCCGGACGCAGTGTGATGGAGATAGCGATCTATCGCGACAAGATCGACGCGGCCCCGATTGCAGGCACCGGCGTCCTAACCAGTACCGAGATCGCCGCTGGCGGTGTTGTGGCCGATCCTACAACGCAGAGCTTCCGTGCTCTCAGCGGGGAATATGAGAGTTCGGGGTATCGGGTCCTTTTGAAAGAAGAGTTGACCAAAGCCATCTCGCTAACGGGCCAGTACGAAACGGGAAGCGCTCTGATCGCGGATGGAAGCACAGATGCCAGTGTGCAGGGCGTGCTTGGTTCTCTACGAGCGATGAAAACGTATGCTGCCACGGTGTCTTTAAACGGTCGGTTGTTGCGCACAGGAACGCGGTTTCGCGCGGCCTATCGTTGGCAACCGGAGTCTACCCTGACGGCCGTGGACGCTTACCATTCCTATGGTGACGCAGCCTATTTTGGTTTACATCTCAGGCAGCCTCTCCACATCAACGGGATGCTTCCGCATGGATTCGAAGCTGTTGTGGATGTAACAAACCTTCTGGCACAGGGGTACCGCCCCTTCGTGTCGAGTGACGGGCGTACCCTCTACTTTGCCCAGGCGCCGAAGGTTTTACAGGCAGGACTCTCCTTTACCTTCTAA
- a CDS encoding GWxTD domain-containing protein: MSRFKALVWGGLFLGSVVLTAGAVAQEAPVGDSSVTKTPSVAEKPDPTKRRLSDREKFHQQKELRAEIKEGPYKKWLNEDVLWIITDEEAQAFKHLANDEERDAFIENFWLRRNPNPDSPDNEFKEQHYQRIAYANEHFAAGKPGWKTDRGHIYIAYGKPDNIESHPSGGQYERPMEEGGGSTSTFPFETWHYRYLEGIGDNIDLEFVDGCMCGDYHLTIDRSEKDALKHVPGAGLTQAEEMGQSSKTDRFSGGGLEQLGKGPMQSQQQAKQFDRLSLMAKIMAPPPIKFKDLEQYIGSAQILKGPPFLFDVRTDYVKVTNETILVPLTLQLRNRDITFNNKDGVATGTVNILGRVSNLNHRAIQTFEDTVQISEPSELLAAAQNRQSVYWKSLPLRPGLYKVDIVIKDVNNPDHIGTWKRSISVPKYDDDKLAASSLILSDSMHRVPTKEIGSGNFVIGNTWIRPRVSAGPKTPVNFKRNQDLSFWMQVYNLGIDEKSKKNDAQIEYEVKDLATNKTILTTSETSQKLSPNSDQVTLEKSMPLASLQPGNYQVTIKVNDGVSKQQIAESAPFTVE; encoded by the coding sequence ATGAGCAGATTCAAGGCATTGGTGTGGGGCGGATTATTTCTGGGTAGTGTTGTATTGACAGCGGGTGCCGTTGCGCAGGAAGCGCCGGTGGGCGATTCGTCCGTGACGAAGACGCCGTCCGTTGCGGAGAAGCCCGATCCGACGAAGCGCCGTCTTTCCGATCGCGAGAAGTTCCATCAGCAGAAAGAGCTTAGGGCGGAAATCAAGGAAGGGCCATACAAAAAGTGGCTCAACGAAGATGTCCTGTGGATCATCACCGACGAAGAAGCACAGGCGTTCAAACATCTTGCCAACGATGAAGAGCGCGATGCGTTCATCGAAAATTTCTGGCTACGCCGGAACCCGAATCCCGACTCTCCGGACAATGAGTTTAAAGAGCAGCACTATCAGCGCATCGCCTATGCCAATGAGCATTTCGCGGCGGGTAAGCCCGGTTGGAAGACTGATCGCGGCCATATCTATATTGCGTATGGCAAGCCGGACAACATCGAATCGCACCCCAGCGGTGGTCAATACGAGCGTCCGATGGAAGAGGGCGGCGGTAGCACGTCGACCTTCCCGTTCGAGACGTGGCACTACCGTTATCTCGAAGGCATCGGCGACAACATCGATCTTGAGTTTGTCGACGGCTGCATGTGCGGCGACTACCATCTGACGATTGATCGCTCTGAGAAGGACGCTCTGAAGCACGTTCCGGGTGCGGGTCTGACGCAGGCGGAAGAGATGGGGCAGTCATCCAAAACGGACCGTTTTTCCGGCGGCGGCCTGGAGCAGCTTGGCAAGGGACCCATGCAGTCACAACAGCAGGCGAAGCAGTTCGACCGTCTTTCGCTGATGGCGAAGATCATGGCTCCCCCTCCGATCAAGTTCAAGGACCTGGAGCAGTACATCGGATCGGCCCAGATTCTGAAGGGACCTCCGTTCCTCTTCGATGTGCGCACGGACTATGTGAAGGTGACGAACGAGACGATCCTGGTGCCACTGACCTTGCAGCTCCGGAATCGCGACATCACGTTCAATAACAAAGACGGCGTAGCGACGGGAACGGTCAACATTCTTGGACGCGTATCGAATCTGAACCATCGCGCTATCCAGACGTTTGAAGATACGGTGCAGATCAGTGAGCCGTCCGAACTTCTAGCTGCGGCACAAAACCGGCAGTCGGTCTACTGGAAGTCGCTCCCTCTTCGTCCAGGTCTGTATAAGGTGGACATCGTCATTAAGGATGTCAATAATCCGGATCATATTGGTACCTGGAAGCGCAGTATCAGTGTGCCGAAGTACGATGACGACAAGCTGGCGGCTTCGTCCTTGATCTTGTCCGATTCCATGCACCGCGTTCCTACCAAGGAGATCGGTTCGGGCAATTTTGTCATTGGAAACACCTGGATTCGTCCCCGCGTCTCTGCAGGACCTAAGACTCCGGTAAATTTCAAGAGAAATCAGGATCTGAGTTTCTGGATGCAGGTGTATAACCTTGGAATCGATGAAAAGAGCAAAAAGAATGACGCTCAGATCGAGTACGAAGTTAAGGACCTGGCCACAAACAAGACGATCTTGACGACTTCGGAGACGAGCCAAAAGCTGAGCCCGAATTCCGATCAGGTAACCCTGGAGAAGAGCATGCCGTTGGCAAGTCTGCAGCCTGGAAACTATCAGGTCACCATTAAGGTGAACGATGGCGTCTCTAAGCAGCAGATTGCGGAGTCGGCTCCCTTCACGGTGGAGTAA
- a CDS encoding efflux RND transporter periplasmic adaptor subunit has protein sequence MSKRKILILVAIVVVLAAVIVGSVMHSRSNVTKVTTTKISRQDLVSVVSGTGQIKPKTYVNVGATAFGRITHLYVKEGDHVAAGQVLATLESVQPQATVAAQNATISSQKTDVNSYLAAEKTAEANVTQAVADLQQKRFDIERYEKLYDQKLVSKQDYDSRKAAYDVSAATLQQRQAAVAQSKAQTASALGHVDQAVASQRANFDALDKTISRAPFNGLVTNVPVREGETMVTGIQNAQGSTLMTLADMSVITAEVKVDETDVVNVKLNQQVEVTVDALPGKSFKGHVTEVGDQALLRTTGIATSQSTTGTEEAKDFKVVVTLDEDAPALRPGLSATAKITTARVPNALTLPIQALVQRDQALEDTYMKNSGKLPSSNGPSAAKGKSKTIQGVYVLTAQKNDLRVHFVPVTTGITGATEIEVTSGLNSGDEVITGRFKILRTLHSGTRVKRDNSIESATAAESES, from the coding sequence ATGAGCAAACGGAAAATTCTGATCCTTGTCGCAATTGTGGTCGTCCTTGCTGCGGTTATCGTCGGCAGCGTCATGCACAGCCGCTCAAACGTTACGAAGGTCACGACCACCAAGATCTCGCGTCAGGATCTCGTTTCTGTGGTCAGCGGAACAGGCCAGATCAAGCCCAAGACCTACGTGAATGTAGGTGCTACCGCCTTTGGAAGGATCACGCATCTCTATGTAAAAGAAGGAGATCACGTGGCTGCCGGGCAGGTTCTCGCTACGCTGGAAAGCGTCCAACCTCAGGCTACCGTTGCCGCGCAGAACGCGACGATCTCTTCCCAGAAGACCGACGTCAACTCGTACCTCGCCGCCGAAAAAACCGCAGAAGCCAACGTCACCCAGGCGGTCGCCGACCTTCAACAGAAGCGTTTCGACATCGAGCGTTACGAGAAGCTCTACGACCAGAAGCTTGTCTCGAAGCAGGACTACGATTCGCGCAAGGCGGCCTATGACGTCTCCGCTGCCACCCTGCAGCAGCGTCAGGCCGCCGTGGCGCAGTCCAAGGCGCAGACCGCCTCCGCCCTCGGCCATGTCGACCAGGCTGTCGCCTCCCAGCGCGCCAACTTCGACGCCCTCGACAAAACCATCTCCCGTGCGCCGTTTAACGGCCTTGTCACCAACGTTCCCGTCCGCGAGGGCGAAACCATGGTGACCGGCATCCAGAATGCGCAGGGTTCTACCCTTATGACCCTCGCAGACATGTCCGTCATCACCGCAGAGGTCAAGGTCGACGAGACGGACGTCGTCAACGTCAAGCTCAACCAGCAGGTTGAAGTAACCGTCGATGCCCTCCCCGGCAAGTCCTTCAAGGGACACGTCACGGAGGTAGGCGACCAGGCGCTCCTGCGCACGACGGGTATCGCCACTTCACAATCCACCACTGGTACGGAAGAAGCCAAGGATTTCAAAGTAGTCGTTACTTTGGACGAAGACGCACCCGCCCTCCGTCCTGGTCTCTCCGCTACAGCCAAGATCACCACGGCCCGCGTTCCAAACGCTCTCACACTCCCCATCCAGGCCCTTGTGCAACGCGACCAGGCCCTGGAGGATACTTATATGAAGAACAGCGGGAAGCTTCCCTCTTCCAACGGCCCATCCGCCGCAAAAGGAAAATCCAAGACCATACAGGGAGTCTACGTCCTGACGGCTCAGAAGAACGATCTGCGAGTCCACTTCGTCCCCGTCACCACGGGTATCACTGGTGCAACCGAGATCGAAGTTACCAGCGGCCTCAACTCGGGTGATGAAGTAATCACCGGCCGTTTCAAGATTCTTCGCACCTTGCACAGTGGAACGCGAGTCAAACGAGATAATAGTATCGAATCCGCGACAGCTGCCGAATCAGAATCCTAG
- a CDS encoding ABC transporter ATP-binding protein — MTDETTRIESLKSNCVEPGEVIATTNLWKTYVMGDQEVHALRGVNLRIKHNEYVAIMGPSGSGKSTLMNLIGCLDSPTRGTYCLNGFDVSKLSDDELARIRNKEIGFVFQTFNLLARASALHNVELPLIYNGTSATARIERAKEVLTSVGLGSRMDHKPNEMSGGQRQRVAIARALVNSPSIILADEPTGNLDSKTGDEIMALFDELHARGNTIILVTHEPDIAEYAHRIVTIRDGVIANDHLSSRIRTPETV; from the coding sequence ATGACCGATGAAACCACACGTATTGAATCCCTGAAGTCCAACTGTGTGGAGCCTGGTGAAGTCATTGCCACCACCAACCTCTGGAAGACTTATGTCATGGGCGACCAGGAGGTTCATGCCCTTCGCGGCGTGAACCTCCGCATCAAGCACAACGAATACGTCGCCATCATGGGCCCTTCCGGTTCCGGTAAGTCCACGCTGATGAATCTCATCGGCTGCCTCGACTCGCCCACCAGAGGCACCTATTGCCTCAACGGCTTCGACGTCTCCAAACTCTCCGATGATGAGCTTGCTCGTATCCGCAACAAGGAGATCGGCTTCGTCTTCCAGACCTTTAACCTGCTCGCCCGCGCCTCTGCGCTGCACAATGTTGAGCTACCCTTGATCTACAACGGCACCTCTGCCACCGCTCGTATCGAGCGCGCCAAGGAAGTCCTCACCTCAGTTGGTCTTGGCTCCCGTATGGATCATAAGCCGAACGAGATGTCCGGCGGTCAGCGCCAGCGCGTCGCTATCGCCCGTGCTCTGGTCAACTCTCCTTCGATCATCCTTGCCGATGAACCCACAGGAAACCTCGATTCCAAAACTGGCGATGAGATCATGGCTCTCTTTGACGAACTCCACGCGCGTGGAAACACCATCATTCTCGTCACGCATGAGCCGGACATCGCCGAATACGCCCACCGCATCGTTACCATCCGTGACGGCGTGATCGCGAACGACCATCTCAGCTCTCGCATCCGCACGCCTGAGACGGTTTAG